The DNA window GTTATTAATTATTTTATTAATACCACTAAAAATAGTATTTGCTGACAAATTAAATGATATTAAAAAATCAGGAATTTTAAAAGTAGCAATATTTGATTCTAACCCTCCATTTGGAAAAATTGATTTTAAATCACATCAAATTATAGGATATGATGCAGATATTGCTCAAGAATTAGCTAAAATGCTAAAAGTTCAATTGCAATTAATTTCTACTAATCCATCTAATCGAATACCACTATTGCAATCAGGAAAAGTTGATTTAATAATTGCGGATATCACCATTACTCCAGAAAGAAAAAAAGTAATTAATTTTTCTATCCCATATTTTTCTACAAAACAAAAAATTTTAACACATATAAGTTCTTCAGATAATTTGCAGGATTACGCGAAGGAACGTATTGGTGTGGTAAAAGGCACTACTGGTCAGCAAACATTAAGTCATCGTTTTCCAGAAGCAAAAATCATTGCTTATAACGATATACCAATGGCTTTTTCTGCTTTAAGAAATAAAAATGTTAAAGCTATTACTCAAGACAGCACTATTTTAGAAGGATTAATTTTTGGAGCTCCCGACCGAAATCAATATAAAATATTATCAAATTCTATTAGCGAAGAAACTATAGGAATAGGTGTTAAAAAAGGGGAAGAAAGATTATTAAACGAAATTAATAAAAATTTGATGAAATTAGAAAATTCTGGAATAAAGAATAATATTTATAATAAATGGTTCAATTTGAATAAATATAAACAATAAAAATAATTTTAAATTATATTTAGGCTATTTATGGAAGAAAAAAAAATACAAGATACTACAAAAGTAGCAGTTAAATTTTTCCAAGTATATAAAAAAATTAATAAAGTACAAATTTTGAATAATATTAATTTAAATATTTTATCTGGAAAAGTTATTGTAATCTGTGGTCCTTCTGGATCTGGAAAATCTACTTTAGTACGATTAATTAATCGATTAGAAGAATTTGATAATGGAGAAATTTTTATTTATGGAAAACCGATATCTAATTTACAAGGTAATGCTTTAAGAAAATTGCGTATGAAAATAGGATTTGTTTTTCAAAAATTTAATTTATATGAAAATCTTAATGTTTTAAATAATGTAGCTTTATCTTTAATTAAAATTCAAAATTGGGAAAAAGAAAAAGCGCACCAGCATGCCATTGAAAAACTGAAAGAAGTAGGACTGCTAGATAAAATTAAATCTTATCCTCATGAGCTTTCGGGAGGTCAACAACAAAGGGTTGCTATTGCAAGAGTTTTAGCTTCCAATGTTCAAATTATTATATTCGATGAACCCACATCTGCATTAGATCCAGAAATGATTAGCGAAGTCATGATAGTAATAAAAAATTTGATTTATTATAAAATTACTATGATAGTAGTAACACACGAAATTCAATTTGCACAAAAAATAGCAGATCAAATAGTATTTTTGTCATCCGGAGAAATTTTAGAAAAATCTGATCCTAAAAATTTTTTTTCTAACCCTAAACATCCGCGTGCTAAAAAATTTTTAAAAAAAATATTATTTCCATTAAAACACACTTAAAGATAAGTATATGGAACGTTTACAATTCGATTGGGTTACTATTTTTCAGGGAGAATCTATTAATTGGATAATAACTGGACTAATTAATACCGTATTAATTACTGTAATTAGTTCTATTTTTGCGACAGTTTTGACTATAATCTTATTTTTTTTTAAAAAAACTTCTCATCATTTAATTACAATTCTCATTGATTTATTGACATCAATTATTAGAAAAACTCCATTTTTAATACAATTATTTTTTTGGTATTTTGCTGCTTGGAATGCACTACCTAATTATTGGATTGAAACTATATCTAATTATTCAAATATTAAAATATTTGAATATGATATTTATTTGTTTACTTCGGAATTTATTTGTTCAGTATGGTCTTTATCTTTATTTATTTCTGTTTATTTAATAGAAGAATTACAATCGGGATTAAATAGATTATCTAAAGGTCAAAAAGAAGCCGCTCTTTCACAAGGTTTAAGTATGTGGTGTATATATTACAAAATATTATTGCCTCAAGGCATAAAAAATGCTTGGCAACCGATAATTAGTCAATATTTAAATTTAATAAAACTATCTTCTTTAACTTCTGCTATTGGTTTTGGAGAATTAACATATCATATTCATCAAATAGAAAGTTTTAATGCACATTCAATTGAAGCGTTTGCCATCGGAACATTTTTATATTTAATTTTAGGATTATTATTAAGTACAAGCTTATCTTATTTTTTTCAAAAAAAATCGTAAAATTTTTAAGGTGAAAAATTATGCATTTCCAATGGTCAGTAATTTTAGAAAATATTTCATATTTTATTTTTGGAAATACTTTTTTTGGCGAACCCGGAGGTTTATTTCTGACATTTTTTATTACTGTAATTGCAGGAATTTTTTCCATTTTACTAGGAATACTTTTGGCAATGCTATCATGGTGCATTCCAAAAATTTTTAAAAAAATATTATTTTTTATTTCTGAAATTATTAGAGGAATACCTTTAATATTTATTATTTTTTGGATGTATTTTATTTTTCCATTTTTTTTTTCAAATTACATTTCAAGAGAAATTACGATAATTTTTTCTTTAATTTGGTTTAATTCATCAGCTGTTATGCATATTATTTTATCTGGAATTTATGCTTTACCTAAAGGTCAACACGAAGCTGGACTGGCAGAGGGATTAAGTAATTTACAAATTTTCTGCAAAATTTTACTTCCTCAAGCTATTAAAAATTCTTTTCCTTCTTGGAATAATTTAATAATAAATTTAGTTAAAGATACTTCTTTAGCATTTATTTTAAATGTACCAGAACTTACTACAGTAGGAAGTCAATTAAACAATGTTTTCCAGGTATATTCTTTAGAAATTTTTTTATTTGTTGCTTTTTTATATTATATGCTATGTAAATCTTTTGAAATTATTGTCAAATATTTTTTGCCTAAAATTTATTAGATAAAATTTTTAATTATTTGTATTATGCATAAAACGTAAAAAGTTGCTTTTAGAATCAATTAAAATTAAATCTTGTGTATTATTGAAACTATTTTCATATGCACGTAAACTTCTTATGAAAACATAAAATTCCGGATCTGCATTAAATGAAAGTGCGTATAATTTTGCTGTTTCAGCATCCGCTTCTCCTTTAATAATTAAAGATTGTCGTTTAGCTTCTGCTAAAGTTCGAGTGACTTTATAATCCGCAGTAGCACGCAATTTTTCTGCTTCTTCTTTTCCTTGTGATCTGTGTCGTCTTGCTACGGCTTCCCTTTCAGCACGCATTCTTTGGTAAATAGCATCAGAAACTTCAGATGGTAAATTAATTTGTTTTATCCTTACGTCTACTACTTCGATGCCTAATGCGGCCATACTATTAGGGTGTATGCCAATTTCTTGTGTTTGTTCTACTGAAATAGTATCTATCTTTTTATTATATGTATTATCTTCTTCTTCTATTCCGGATGTACCATTATTTAATGAAAAACGTACGTCGCTCATTAGCTTGTTTCTAGAATCTGTAACAATTCCTTTTACATCTAAACGACCAAGTTCTGAACGTAATCTATCGGAAAATTTTCTTTTTAATAGTACTTCTCCTTGTGCTACATCTCCACCTCCTGTCGCTAAATAATATCTACTAAAATCTATTATTTTCCATTTAATATAAGAATCTACGATCAAATCTTTTTTTTCCATAGTAACAAATCGATCTGCTTGATTCTCCATAGTTTGTATTTTTGCATCAAGATGTTTCACTGTTTCTATTAGTGGCATTTTTATATGCATTCCAGGAGCATATATTATTGGAGTATTATCTACTCCGCGTAATACTTTTCCAAATCTTAATACTAGTCCTCTTTGACCTTCTTGCACGATAAAAAGTGCAGAATATAAAAATAAAGAAATTAATAAAAAAGCAATAGTTACGAGATATTTTTTCATTATATATACTCATTTTTTATTTTATCGTAAAATTAATTCATTTCTGATGTTATTTCTTTTTGTATTTAAGTTTTTTTTGTAGTTCTGAGACGTTTCAAGATTTTCTTGGTCGTTTTTATTATTCGTTTCATTTCGATTTTGATAAAAATTATCAGAATTTAAATTTTGTGTGGAATTTTTAAATTCAGAAGATTTAAGCAACTGATCTAATGGAAATAAAAGTAAATTATGATTATTAGTTTGCGAATTATAAATAAAAAGTTTTTTATTTTTACTTAAAATACGTTCCATAGTATCAATATATAACCTTTCTCTTGTTATTTTAGGAGCTATTTTATATTCTGGTAGAACTTTTGTAAATCTTTGTACTTCTCCTTGTGCTTCTAGGATAGTGCGAGCTTTATACGCTCTTCCTTCTTCTAAAATACGTTGCGCTTTTCCATTTGCTTGCGGCTGCACTTCGTTTGCATAAGCTTCTGCTTCTCTAATATATTGTTGCTCATTTTCACGTGCAGCAATTGCATCGTCAAAAGCTGCTTTTACTTCTTCGGGAGGTCTAGCTGTTTGAAAGTTTACATCTAATAGTTCAATTCCCATGTTATATGGTTGGATAGTTTCTTCTAGTATTTTTTGTGTATCACTACGTACTAGTGTGCGTCCTTCCGTCAGGATACGATCCATAGTATATTTTCCGATAACTCCACGCAGTGCACTATCGGTAGCTTGACGTAAGCTATTATCTGCATTAGTTACACTAAACAAATAATTTTTAGGATGAATTACTTTATATTGCACATTCATTTCTACTCTAACTACATTTTCATCGGAAGTTAACATAATTCCAGATGCAGCTAATTCTCTAACGGACTCTACATTTACTGGATATATTGTATCAATAAAACTTGGTTTCCAGTTTAAACCTGGTTGCACGATATGATGGAATTTTCCCAATCTAAGAATTACTCCTCTTTCTGCTTCTTTAATAGTATAAAATCCACTACTTATCCATGTAATCAAAATAAATATTAATACAAATCCAATATAAAATTTTGGATTTTTTTTTGTTTTGTTTGTAATATTTTTCTTTTTAAATTTGTTAAACTTTTTGCTTAATTTTCGAAAAATATCATCAAGATCTGGAGGTAATGCATCATATTCATTAACTTTTTTATCTTTGCAATCAGAATATTTCTGATCTTTTTTCCAAGGATCATTGTATTGACTGATATTATTTTTATATGTCATATTATGTTCCATGTTTTACTCATATAGAAATTTTTTAAGATTTTTATGGTTTAAAAAAATTTTTATATTAAATAATATTAATATTTAAATATTATGCGCAACTTAAATCAATGTAATTAAGAATAAAAAATATATGTTTATTTTCATGAATACTATCGTGAATATATAAAAAAATTTTTTTATTTTTAATTTTTCTAAATTAATAAATTTTGAAAAGTTTTAATTCATTTTTTATAAAAAAATAAATAATTAAATAAAATCATGAAATTTATATCATATTATAGTTGTATAAATTTTTAAACAAAATTTTCTAATAGAACAACTCGTTAATACCCAAAAAAATAAATAAGTAAAATATATATAAATATAT is part of the Wigglesworthia glossinidia endosymbiont of Glossina morsitans morsitans (Yale colony) genome and encodes:
- a CDS encoding transporter substrate-binding domain-containing protein; translation: MFTKFFLNLSRQITLLIILLIPLKIVFADKLNDIKKSGILKVAIFDSNPPFGKIDFKSHQIIGYDADIAQELAKMLKVQLQLISTNPSNRIPLLQSGKVDLIIADITITPERKKVINFSIPYFSTKQKILTHISSSDNLQDYAKERIGVVKGTTGQQTLSHRFPEAKIIAYNDIPMAFSALRNKNVKAITQDSTILEGLIFGAPDRNQYKILSNSISEETIGIGVKKGEERLLNEINKNLMKLENSGIKNNIYNKWFNLNKYKQ
- a CDS encoding amino acid ABC transporter ATP-binding protein, which encodes MEEKKIQDTTKVAVKFFQVYKKINKVQILNNINLNILSGKVIVICGPSGSGKSTLVRLINRLEEFDNGEIFIYGKPISNLQGNALRKLRMKIGFVFQKFNLYENLNVLNNVALSLIKIQNWEKEKAHQHAIEKLKEVGLLDKIKSYPHELSGGQQQRVAIARVLASNVQIIIFDEPTSALDPEMISEVMIVIKNLIYYKITMIVVTHEIQFAQKIADQIVFLSSGEILEKSDPKNFFSNPKHPRAKKFLKKILFPLKHT
- a CDS encoding amino acid ABC transporter permease, with the protein product MERLQFDWVTIFQGESINWIITGLINTVLITVISSIFATVLTIILFFFKKTSHHLITILIDLLTSIIRKTPFLIQLFFWYFAAWNALPNYWIETISNYSNIKIFEYDIYLFTSEFICSVWSLSLFISVYLIEELQSGLNRLSKGQKEAALSQGLSMWCIYYKILLPQGIKNAWQPIISQYLNLIKLSSLTSAIGFGELTYHIHQIESFNAHSIEAFAIGTFLYLILGLLLSTSLSYFFQKKS
- a CDS encoding amino acid ABC transporter permease yields the protein MHFQWSVILENISYFIFGNTFFGEPGGLFLTFFITVIAGIFSILLGILLAMLSWCIPKIFKKILFFISEIIRGIPLIFIIFWMYFIFPFFFSNYISREITIIFSLIWFNSSAVMHIILSGIYALPKGQHEAGLAEGLSNLQIFCKILLPQAIKNSFPSWNNLIINLVKDTSLAFILNVPELTTVGSQLNNVFQVYSLEIFLFVAFLYYMLCKSFEIIVKYFLPKIY
- the hflC gene encoding protease modulator HflC, which produces MKKYLVTIAFLLISLFLYSALFIVQEGQRGLVLRFGKVLRGVDNTPIIYAPGMHIKMPLIETVKHLDAKIQTMENQADRFVTMEKKDLIVDSYIKWKIIDFSRYYLATGGGDVAQGEVLLKRKFSDRLRSELGRLDVKGIVTDSRNKLMSDVRFSLNNGTSGIEEEDNTYNKKIDTISVEQTQEIGIHPNSMAALGIEVVDVRIKQINLPSEVSDAIYQRMRAEREAVARRHRSQGKEEAEKLRATADYKVTRTLAEAKRQSLIIKGEADAETAKLYALSFNADPEFYVFIRSLRAYENSFNNTQDLILIDSKSNFLRFMHNTNN
- the hflK gene encoding FtsH protease activity modulator HflK, whose protein sequence is MTYKNNISQYNDPWKKDQKYSDCKDKKVNEYDALPPDLDDIFRKLSKKFNKFKKKNITNKTKKNPKFYIGFVLIFILITWISSGFYTIKEAERGVILRLGKFHHIVQPGLNWKPSFIDTIYPVNVESVRELAASGIMLTSDENVVRVEMNVQYKVIHPKNYLFSVTNADNSLRQATDSALRGVIGKYTMDRILTEGRTLVRSDTQKILEETIQPYNMGIELLDVNFQTARPPEEVKAAFDDAIAARENEQQYIREAEAYANEVQPQANGKAQRILEEGRAYKARTILEAQGEVQRFTKVLPEYKIAPKITRERLYIDTMERILSKNKKLFIYNSQTNNHNLLLFPLDQLLKSSEFKNSTQNLNSDNFYQNRNETNNKNDQENLETSQNYKKNLNTKRNNIRNELILR